From uncultured Desulfobacter sp.:
GTCATGCGTTCCCTGTTGAATCGCTTGCCTGTGACAAACAATTTATAATGGTCTATAAATTCCTGGTCCACAAACGTGTTGATAAAGGTAAAATCATTCATATTCTCCCTGACTTTGAATATAAAATCATGGCCGTTTTTCTTTCCTTTATCAAAGTGTTGCCTATTTCTCTCATCTTTGAGGCGGAAATACTCAAGGGAATAACATCCCCTGTTCTGCATATCTTCAATATGTTCAAACAGGCGCAGCCCTAAGGCATAGGGATTGAGGCCTATCTTGGGCAGTGAGGTTACCGTGGCATTTACCTTTGCGTAATCTATTTCATGGCCGCGGATACGTTCATCCTTCATGAACAAGTATTCGTGCCAGTAACTGGCCCAGCCTTCATTCATAATCTTTGTACGGATCTGGGGCTGGAAATACAATGAGGTGTCGCGCACGATCTGGATCACGGATTTCATCCACTGATTTTCCTCGGCCCGTAAGAACGGCGAATGCCTGAAAATATATTCCATGATGTCCAGCTCAGGCTTTTCTTTGTTCTTTTTCTCTTTTTTATACATCTGCTCAAATTCCGGGTACCGGGAATGAACCAGTTCAAAAAATTCGGCAATGTTATTTTTACACTGATTGAACCTTTCAATTTCTTTTAAGTATGTATTGTGGGACACCTGTTTTATTTTCTGCAAAAAAACATCAAAATAGTAATCCTCTTTGGATAACCTGGCCACAGGCTGATTTCGGGTTCTCAACATACTGTCCAGTGCTTTATGATAGCCCACCAGATTGTCTATCCCCCTGGCAAACTCAATTATATAGTCCACCCATCGCCTGCCCTTTTCGCTTCTGAGCTGGGCGATCAAACGCTTATCTGCCAGAGCCTGACCGGTAAGGTCAATGTCCCATGTATTTACATAAAACAAATTGTTCTGAAAAAAATCAATATGGGCCAGCACATGATAAAAAATCATAACATTGAGCCAGTCCGGGTTATTATCGTTATAGTAGGAAATGGCCGGCCGGGTGTTGATAACAGTTTCATAAGGATTGGAAGGATAGGCTTCATACATGCCCTTGCCTGACAACACCCTGACATCATGAACCCAGTAATCATACAGGGTAGGAATCATCAGTTTGGGGGACAGTTCGATCATGTCCCGGTTGGTGACAATATATTCAAGGGTTTCATCATCA
This genomic window contains:
- a CDS encoding SpoVR family protein, with product MELVSQHVKKIMEECKVRARDEGLKFDDETLEYIVTNRDMIELSPKLMIPTLYDYWVHDVRVLSGKGMYEAYPSNPYETVINTRPAISYYNDNNPDWLNVMIFYHVLAHIDFFQNNLFYVNTWDIDLTGQALADKRLIAQLRSEKGRRWVDYIIEFARGIDNLVGYHKALDSMLRTRNQPVARLSKEDYYFDVFLQKIKQVSHNTYLKEIERFNQCKNNIAEFFELVHSRYPEFEQMYKKEKKNKEKPELDIMEYIFRHSPFLRAEENQWMKSVIQIVRDTSLYFQPQIRTKIMNEGWASYWHEYLFMKDERIRGHEIDYAKVNATVTSLPKIGLNPYALGLRLFEHIEDMQNRGCYSLEYFRLKDERNRQHFDKGKKNGHDFIFKVRENMNDFTFINTFVDQEFIDHYKLFVTGKRFNRERMTWQYYIKSKKAEDYKNMVIDTLYHPPMIYVDEEKTQGGILYLVHEFENKPLKADYIENTMIGIEFLWGGPVYLETSIPVGKEQKTALPVHFLDPSAGGTGTTSTAVKREKIKWQRVCYIMDKRKLNRREVA